TTTTTAAAGTAAAAAAGAGACTTTAATAAGTAGTATTATAGAGATTTATACCAAATAAACTCCCCTATTAACCAGTTGATAAATAATTCTCGCCTCCATAACTGCATCATCCAAACCTCTGTGCTTTTCAATTTTTACAATTTCGGGAAATAGCTTATCCCATGCTTCCTGTGCAGTAGGCCATTTACAACAACTGCCGTTTCTTTTTGTAAGCCTGAAGTATTTAGTACTCTCTCTCATTGGATCCGGTATATCTTTACCAAAATCAAATCCTCTGCTTTTTAGAAAATCAATATCAAATGGTCTGTTCCAGGCAGTAATTCTATTTCTATACCTATCTAATATTTGTTGAATTTCACTTTTATAATTATTAAGCGACAGAGCACCTCTAACATCATCATGATCCATAAATCCATTAGCAAAAATCCATGCATTATGGTGACGGGCTGACAAATGAGCTTCTTTAAACCGCTCATCAAACAATTCTTTTACCTCTCCTGTAGTTAAGTCCAACTCTACCATTCCTAATTCCAAAATACAATCTCTTCGATGATCAAAACCTGTAGTTTCTATATCCAGTACCAAAATTTTACTTTCCATAAATGTACTTTCTCTTAATTACACTCCATTTAAAATGAAATTATTCTACAAAAAACTCGGGACTTAAATTAATCCCGAGTTCTATAAGATATTATTCTTTCTATTTTCTAAGCTCTTTCTTCAGAATCTTACCTGTTGCACTCATAGGTAATGCATCCAGAAATTCTACATGTCTTGGATATTTATAGGCAGCAATACGTTCTTTAGTCCACTCTATTAATTCGCTATCCGAAACAGACTGACCTTCCTTAAGAACTACGAATGCTTTAGTATCTTCTCCTAATTTTTCATCCTGAATCCCTACCACAGCAACCATTGATACAGCTTCGTGTTTCATCATTACTTCTTCTACTTCTCGTGGATAAACGTTTAAACCTCCACGATTTATCATATCCTTGGTTCTGTCAACAATATAGTAGAAACCATCTTCATCTTTTGTAGCTACATCACCCGAATGTAACCATCCGTTTTTAAGAGCACCCCTATTGGCTTCAGGTTTTTTGTAATACCCTTTCATCACATTAGGTCCTCGGTAAATTAGCTCGCCTTTTTCGCCCAGTGGAACTTCATTTCCTTCTTCATCAACTACTTTTACTTCTACTCCGTAAACCGGTGTTCCTATACTTCCTGCCTTACGCCCAACTTCCAGCTGGTTAAAAGTAACAACCGGCGAACTCTCAGACATTCCATACCCCTCAAGTATAGCTACATTAAATTTCTCTTCAAAATCTTTTATAACCTGAACCGGTAAAGAAGCACCTCCTGAAACAGCCATTCTTAAATTAGATGCAATTTTTTCTATATCAAATTTGCTGTTTTTATATTGTAATAACCCCCAATACATAGTTGGTACACCAGCAAATAATGAAACTTCATATTTTTGCATTGTAGCTAATACATCTTCAGCATCGAAACGCGGCATTAAAATATTTGTTGCTCCTCTATATAATGCTGCATTCATCTGTACCGTCATTGCAAAAATGTGAAACAATGGAAGTACAATCAACTGCACATCTTCTGATGTTGCCCTAAGAAGATCTGCCGACAAAACTGCATTGGTAAATAAGTTACTATGAGATAATTCTGCCCCTTTTGGACTTCCTGTTGTACCGGATGTATATATAACAACAGCTGTATCATCTGCACCCGTTTGAACAGTATCAAATACCGGTGACTGATCTTTCATCAGCATTCCAAGTGTTTTAACATCGGCAACAGAAGAAGGTTGAGTTGGATCAGCTGTAATCATAAAAAAGTTTTCGCAACTCTCAACCTGTTCAAATCCGGCGTATCCTTCTTTCCCCATAGGAAGAACATCGTTTCCTTCGAAGCACAAATATGCTTTTGCTTCAGAATCTTTAAGGTGATAAGCAACTTCATCTTTCTTCAATAAAACACTCATTGGAACAACACTTGCCCCTGCTTTCAAAATTCCAAAATATACCATTGGAAAATATGGAAGGTTTAAAGAGCTTAATGCTACTTTATCTCCTTTTCCAATACCCATAGAACTTAGTCCATTAGCGATTTGATTTGCT
The Bacteroidota bacterium DNA segment above includes these coding regions:
- a CDS encoding exonuclease domain-containing protein, whose product is MESKILVLDIETTGFDHRRDCILELGMVELDLTTGEVKELFDERFKEAHLSARHHNAWIFANGFMDHDDVRGALSLNNYKSEIQQILDRYRNRITAWNRPFDIDFLKSRGFDFGKDIPDPMRESTKYFRLTKRNGSCCKWPTAQEAWDKLFPEIVKIEKHRGLDDAVMEARIIYQLVNRGVYLV
- a CDS encoding long-chain fatty acid--CoA ligase; the protein is MLNLSVLLEDSARKYPNKDAFIFMDKKLSYAQINGAANQIANGLSSMGIGKGDKVALSSLNLPYFPMVYFGILKAGASVVPMSVLLKKDEVAYHLKDSEAKAYLCFEGNDVLPMGKEGYAGFEQVESCENFFMITADPTQPSSVADVKTLGMLMKDQSPVFDTVQTGADDTAVVIYTSGTTGSPKGAELSHSNLFTNAVLSADLLRATSEDVQLIVLPLFHIFAMTVQMNAALYRGATNILMPRFDAEDVLATMQKYEVSLFAGVPTMYWGLLQYKNSKFDIEKIASNLRMAVSGGASLPVQVIKDFEEKFNVAILEGYGMSESSPVVTFNQLEVGRKAGSIGTPVYGVEVKVVDEEGNEVPLGEKGELIYRGPNVMKGYYKKPEANRGALKNGWLHSGDVATKDEDGFYYIVDRTKDMINRGGLNVYPREVEEVMMKHEAVSMVAVVGIQDEKLGEDTKAFVVLKEGQSVSDSELIEWTKERIAAYKYPRHVEFLDALPMSATGKILKKELRK